The genomic DNA TGAAAATGGCGGGAGCGAAGGGACTCGAACCCTCGGCCTTCTGCGTGACAGGCAGACGTTATAACCAACTTAACTACGCCCCCGCATTTCGTAAGACTTAATATAGGGATTCCGGTTTCATTCGTCAATAGAAAAATTAAAAAAAAGTTCAATTTTTTTGTGTCCATCTATAAAATTTGTCTATGGGATCGTGAAAAAGCCAGTAATAAAGGACGTCTTAGAATATTTCTGCTAAGATTAGTCTAGGTAAAAAAGGTAAAAATTTATGAGTTTTTTAACGTCACTTTGGAATTATATATTAGTATCGGCTCCGTTTTTAATGTTTGGGCTTCTTGCTGCAGGAGTTATTAAAGCTTTTATCTCTGTTGAGCGCATAAAGAAGGCAATGGGTGGTAAGGGATTAAAGGGAGCGGTAAAAGCCTCTGTCTTAGGTATTCCACTTCCTCTTTGTAGTTGCGCTGTTATTCCTACTGCGGCCACATTAAAAAAGCAGGGGGCTTCAAATTCGGCCACTTCTGCGTTTTTGATTGCAACACCTGAGTCTGGGGTTGATTCAATAGCCATGACTTATGGAATGATGGATATCCCAATGACGATCATCCGCCCAGTCGCTGCTTTTGTGTCGGCGTTTGTTGCTGGTGCTCTTCAATTAGTTTTTAAGACTGATAAAGATGTTGAACAGGTTAGTGGGGAAGTTAAGCCTAGTTGTTGTGGAAGTTCAAAAAAGAAAGATGAAAGTGTTATTGTAAAGCAAAGCTTTGCAAAGAAGGCGCAAGCTTCTGTTCACTTTGGATTTGTTGAGCTTGTTGATGATATGGCCATCTGGCTTGCCTTTGGTATTGTGGCCGGAGCATTCATTGACTTTGCACTTCCTGCTAATTTCTTTGATGGCCTTTCTGGTTGGGGTGGAAGAGGGGCAATTCTACTTGTAGGGATTCCTCTTTATATTTGTGCATCAGCGACGACACCTATTGCAGCTTCTCTTGTAATGAAGGGAATGAGTCCTGGTATGGCATTACTTTTTCTTTTAGTAGGTCCAGCGACGAATATCTCAAATATTTTAGTTATCGGGCAGTATATTGGAAAAAAAGGTGTTGTGATCAACCTTCTTTCAATTGCTCTTGTTGCGCTAGGTTTTTCTTTCTTAACGGACTACCTTTACAGTGCATTTTCATGGCCTCTTAACTTTAATGTTTCTCATCACAATCACGAGACATCAAGCTGGTGGGAAGTTTCATTAGCGGTAGTGTTTACACTTCTACTTCTTCGCTCACTACTATTTGTCGAGCTACCTAAGAGAGTAAAGAAATATTTTGAAGATAAAGGAAATTCAGGTAGCTGTTGCGGTTAACAGCTACCTGTTTGAATATAGAACTCTTTATTATTTGTGGCGTTTTTCGATATCGTCTTTTGACTTATAGATCATACTTCCAAGAGCATTGATAATTGCAGATGAGCGTTTTCCAAAAGCAACCCCTTGAACATTTGCCTCAAAATTTTCGATATCAAAGATCTCCATCTTTTCTGAGTCGTGCCAGTCTCGACTAAAGCGTCTTTCAAAGCTTGCTACTTCTTTCTTATCAAAGATCTGTGCACCAAATTCTCTAAATGAACCTTGGAGAGTATCTGGATTAATATTTGATGAACCACCTAGAACAGTGATTCCATCAATCGATGTAATCTTTCTATGGTTTTCTTGGTGATACTCTTTAGTTGAGCCGTCTGGAAAGTTTGCTGTAATACCATAAGTCTTACGTGCACGTACTTGAATTCCTGCATCAACAAGCTTTTTAACGAATAGGGTATTTGGCAGGCCGTTCATTCCAAAGTTTCCGTTGTGATCGATAACTAGCTTAATATCGAGAAGAGGGTTCTGTCTCTTGGCCTTTACAAGGGCATCGATTACATATGAGTCATATAGGAATAGCTGTTCCATAAAAATATTCTTTTCTGCCTTTGAGATCATATCAACGAGGATATTTCGAACATTCTTAATTGTTCCATCAACATCGGCTTCGGC from Halobacteriovorax sp. DA5 includes the following:
- a CDS encoding SO_0444 family Cu/Zn efflux transporter, encoding MSFLTSLWNYILVSAPFLMFGLLAAGVIKAFISVERIKKAMGGKGLKGAVKASVLGIPLPLCSCAVIPTAATLKKQGASNSATSAFLIATPESGVDSIAMTYGMMDIPMTIIRPVAAFVSAFVAGALQLVFKTDKDVEQVSGEVKPSCCGSSKKKDESVIVKQSFAKKAQASVHFGFVELVDDMAIWLAFGIVAGAFIDFALPANFFDGLSGWGGRGAILLVGIPLYICASATTPIAASLVMKGMSPGMALLFLLVGPATNISNILVIGQYIGKKGVVINLLSIALVALGFSFLTDYLYSAFSWPLNFNVSHHNHETSSWWEVSLAVVFTLLLLRSLLFVELPKRVKKYFEDKGNSGSCCG